GAACGAGCCCGGGTATTATCGCGAAGGCGCCTTTGGCATCCGCATCGAGAACCTGCTGGTGGCGCAGGAGGCCCGGCCCCTGCCCGGCGGCGATGCCGAGCGCGCGATGATGGACTGGCGCACGCTGACCTTCGTCCCGATCGACCGCCGCCTGATCGTCGCCGACCTGCTGACGGCGGCCGAACGCGACTGGCTGAACGCCTATCACCGCGACGTCGCCGACCTGATCGGCCCGCGGGTGGGCAAACCCGCGCAAATCTGGTTGGATGCCGCCACGATGCCAATCTGAGCATCCGGGGGGCTGACGGTTTGAGGGGGGAGAGAAGCGGATGATGGCCGGCAATCACATCAGGATCAGGCGCGCGCCCGGGAAATGGGTGGTGCGCACGGGCGGCGCGGTACTGGGCGAAAGCGACGCGGCGCTGGAACTGAGCGAAGGCGACCGCCCCCCGGTGATCTATTTCCCGCGCGGCGACATCGCGATGGCGTTTCTCGACCGGTCCGACACGACCACCCATTGCCCGCAGAAGGGCGATGCAGGTTTTTTCACCATCGTCACGCGATCGGGCCGCATCGAGGACGCGGCCTGGAGCTATGACACCCCGCACGAGGCGGTGGACCGCATCGCCGGGCACCTGGCGTTTCGCACCGGCGACGCGGTCACGGTCGAACGGCTCTGACGGCGCCGCGCGTCAGGAATGTTCCTCGGCCGCGGTTTCGGCCAGCGCGCGGTTATACGCCTTCAGCACATCCACATGAAAGAGCGTGCCGCACCAGACCGGACCGCCTTCGGTGTCTTCGCGTATGACCGGCAGAAAGGCGATATCCTCGCGCTCGAACATCGGCAGCGCCGCCTCGAGCGTCGCGCCCGATGACACGCAGGTTCCGGCGGCGATCATCGCGGCGCAGGTCTCGGGGTCGGGCGACCGGGGATCGTCCAGCGGCCGCATCACCGACGAGGCGCGGAACAGGGCCAGCAGATAGGCCTGCGGCCCGGCCGCCACATGGGCCCCCTTGCGTTCGAGCTGGGTCAGGAAGAACGACCGGTCCACCAGCCGCGAGGCCAGCGCGGTCGACAGCGACACCGCCACCATCACCGCCAGGCCGGTCTGCCAGTCCCCGGTCAGTTCAAAGACGATCAGCGTGGTCGATATCGGCGCCCCCAGCACCGCCGCCGCCACCGCGCCCATGCCCGCAAAGGCATAGAGCGTCTGCGATCCCGACATGTCGGGCACCAGCCCCGTGGCGATCCAGCCAAAGGCCAGCCCGGTCAGCGCGCCGACCATCAGCGACGGTGAAAACACGCCCCCGCCCATCCGGCCCCCGAAGGTGATCGCCACCGCCACGGTCTTGAACACCGCGAACAGCACGGCCTGCCCCAGCAGCAGCTGCCCGGCCAGCGCGAGATAGGTGGTTTCATAGCCGACGCCGATGATATGCGGATACCAGATCGCCAGCCCTCCCAGCAGCGCCCCGGCCAGGGCCGGACGCAGCCAGCCCGGCAGGCCGATCCAGTCCTGCACGTAATTGCCCACGTCCTCGGCCAGGAAAATCGCTCGCATCAGGATCGCCGCGACCACGCCGCAGATCAGGCCGAGGATCAGGAAGGCGGGCAGTTCGACATAGAATTGCAGGGCGCCGGGCGATGTCAGCAGGAACTCGGGCAACGACCCGAAGGTCATCCGGGTGATCACGGTCCCGGCCACGGCGGCGATGACGATCGGCGCAAAGGCATGCACCGCGAAATGGCGCAGCACCACCTCGAGCGCGAACAACGCCCCGGCGATGGGCGCGTTGAAACTGGCCGACACGGCGGCGGCGACGGCACAGCCCAGCAGGTCGCGCCCGGTCACGCCATCGGCATTGATCCGGCGGCAGACCCAGGTCGAAACGACACCGGCCAGGTGCACCACCGGCCCTTCGCGCCCCGAGGACCCGCCCGAGCTCAGCGTGATCAGCGATGCCAGCGCCGAGGCCAGCCCGGCGCGGGTTTCCACCCGCCCGTTGTTCATCGCCGCGCCCTCGATCACGTCGGCGACCGCCCGCACCCGCCCGTCAGGCGTGAACCGGTGCAGGATCAGCCCCACCGCCAGCCCGCCGAGGATGGGCAGGGTCAGGATCAGGAACCAGGGCTGGTTCTCGACATGGGAATGCAGCCGGTAGGTGTCGGGGGTGCCGTAGAGCGTCGATTCCAGCCAGTCGATCCCGACCCGGAACCCCAGCGCCGCGAACCCCGCCGCGATGCCGATGATCAGCGCGATGAACCAGAACTGCACCTTGCCCGGCCCGCGATGCCGCAGCACCCGCCAGCCGTGGCCGCAGGCCTCGGAGGCTTGCCGCATCTGGTTGCCGAAGAATGTGCGCAGCGGGTCGGCCATCTCGCTCTCTTACTGGATGACCCGCCCTGCATACGCGCTGCCCCCCGGCGGGAAAAGGGATCGCGGGGCGATGGGTGCACGGGTGTGGCCTACGGGCCGTGTCAGCCCTCCAGCAGGGCGCGGGCGGCGGCGCGGGCCTCGTCGGTGATGCTGTCACCGGCCAGCATGCGGGCGATTTCGTCGACCCGTCCGGCATCGCCCAGCGCGGCCACCGTCGACACCGTGTCGCCGTTCTCGACCTGTTTGGCCACGCGCCAGTGATGCGCCGCGCGGGCCGCGACCTGCGGCGAATGGGTGACCACCAGGACCTGCCCGTCCGCCGCCAGCGCCGCCAGACGGCGGCCGACCGCATCCGCCGTGGCCCCGCCGACGCCGCGGTCGATCTCGTCAAAGATCATCGTCACCGACCCGCCCTGCCCGGCCAGGCAGACCTTCAGCGCCAGCAGGAACCGGCTGAGTTCGCCGCCCGAGGCGATCCGGTCCAGCGGCCCGGCGGGCGCACCGGGGTTGGTGGCCACGGTAAAGGCAACCGCGTCGCGCCCGTCCGGCCCCGGCTCGGCCGGCGCGATCAGGGTGCTGAACTGCGCCCGGTCCAGCTTCAGCGGCGCCAGTTCTGCCGCGACCGCCGTATCCAGCCCGCCGGCCGCGGTGGCCCGTGCCGCGCTCAGCGAACCGGCGGCCGCGTCATAGGCGGCTTGCGCCGCGTCCTCGGCGGCGGCCAGGTCGGCCAGCCCGGTCACCCCGGCATCGAGCGCCGACAGCCGGTCGCGCAGGGTATCGGCGAACCCGCCCAGCTCGTCGGGGGCGACATCATGCTTGCGCGCCAGCGCCCGGATCGCGAACAGCCGTTCCTCGGCGGTCTCCAGTTCGCCGGGATCGAACCGCATCGCGTCCAGCGCCCGGTCCACCCCGGACTGCGCCTCGCCCAGTTCGATCATCGCCCGGTTCAGCGCCGCCAGCGGGGCCTCCAGCGCCTCGTCCGCATCGGCGGTCACCCCGTCGAGCCAGCGCATCGCCTCGCTCATCGCGCCCTCGGCCCCATCGCCGCCCAGCAGCGCGGCGGCGCGGGCGACATCGTCACGGATCCGTTCGGCCGCCTGCATGGCGCGGCGGCGGCCGTCCAGCCCGGCATCCTCGCCCGGTTGCGGGTCGAGCCGGTCTAGCTCATCGACCGCATGACGCAGATACTCCTCCTCGGCCCGCAGCGCGTCGAGCCGGGACTGCGCCGCTTCGCGTGCGCGGGCCGCCTCGCGCTGCGCCGTCCAGGCCGCGCGGGTTTGCGCACGCGCGGGGTCGAGCCCGCCAAAGGCATCCAGCAGCGCCCGATGGCCGCGCGGGTTCAACAGGCCGCGATCGTCCTGCTGCCCGTGCAGTTCCACCAGCGTCTCCGACAGCGCCCGCAGCACATCCCCCGACACGCGGCGGTCATTGACAAAGGACGACCGCCGCCCATCGGCCGGTTTCACGCAGCGCAGGATCAGCTCATCCCCGCCGGGCAACCCGGCCTCGTCCAGTATCGCCCGCACCGGATGATCCGGCGCCAGCTCGAACAGCGCGACCACCTCGCCGCGCCCGGCGCCGCGCCGCACGATATCGGCGCGCCCCTTCCAGCCCAGGACGAAGCCCAGCGAATCGAGCAGGATCGACTTGCCGGCGCCGGTCTCGCCGGTCAGCACGTTCAGCCCCGGCCGGAACTCGAGGTCCAGCCGGTCGATCAGTAGCATGTCGCGAATTTCAAGCCTGCGCAGCATCCGCCTGCCCCGTAGGGTGGGGTTTCACCCCACCGCCTCCTAGAGCCATTCCCCCTTGAGCGACTGGCGGTAGATCTGGCTCAGCCAGTTGTTGCCGCGCGCCTTCAGTTTCAGCCCGCGCGAGGTCAGCAGCTTGTAGCTGTCCTGATACCAGTCCGTGGACTGGTAGTTATAGCCGAGAATGGCGCCCGCCGTCTGCGCTTCGTCATAGAGCCCGAGCGACATGTAGGCCTCGACCAGCCGGTGCAGCGCCTCGGCGGTGTGGGTGGTGGTCTGGAAATCCTCGACCACGACGCGGAACCGGTTGATGGCGGCGGTGAAATGGCCGCGCCGCAGGTAATAGCGCCCGATCTCCATTTCCTTGCCCGCAAGATGGTCATAGGCGAGATCGAATTTCAGGATCGCCGAATTGGCGTATTCGCTGTCGGGATAGACCTCGATCACCGTGCGCAGCGCCTGCAGCGCCTGGAAGGTCAGCCCCTGGTCGCGGCCGACCTCGTCGATCTGGTCGTAATAGCTCAGCGCCAGCAGATATTGCGCATAGGCGGCGTCTTCGTCGGTGGGGTAGAAATCGATATACCGCTGCGCGGCGGCGCGGCTGTTTTCATAGTCGGTGGCCTGGTGATAGGCAAAGGCCTGCATGATCAGCGACTGCTTGGCCCAGTCCGAATAGGGATAGAGCCGCTCGACCTCCGAGAAGTAATAGGCCGCCTCGTCGCTCTTGCCGCGGGCCAGTTCGTATTCGCCGCGCTCATAGATCTGGTCGGGGGTGAAGGTTTCGAGATTCAGTTCCCGCGTGACATTGGCGTTCTTGCCGGAACAGGCGGCAAGAAACACCGGCAGACTCGCGACCAGCAGCGCCGCGGCGATGCGGCCGAACCGGTTGATTATACCGCCCTTCATACTCGACTTACCCCGTAGATGCGCCGGGTCTGCACCCGGTTTGCGGCCCGGTCTAGCACATTCGTTTCCGGTGCAAAACGCTTTAACGACCGTGATGTGCGCCGTTGTCGCAAAGGCCGCGACACGCGAACGGCGCGGAGTGCCTCCGCGCCGTTCGGCTTGGGTATCATCGTCACCGCCGGTCAGGCAACCTGCGGGATCTCGGCCCAGGCCAGGCCGGCACCGGGCAGGCGGGCGGCGGTGGCCGCGTCGCACACGACCAGCCGCGCCGCGCCCGGCGTGTCGAACAGGGCCCGCAGCAGTGTGTTGGTCAGCGAATGACCGGCGCGTTCGCCCACATAGCGGCCCAGGATCGGCCCGCCGGCCATGGCCAGGTCGCCCAGCGCATCCAGCATCTTGTGGCGCACCGCTTCATCCGCGTGACGGAACCCGCCCGGCGACAGCACGTCGTCGCCATCGACCACCACAGCGTTGTCCAGAGAGCCGCCCAGTGCCAGCCCCTGGTCATGCATCGCGTCCACATCGGCCTTGCGGCAGAAGGTGCGGCTGTCGCACAGCTCGCGCGCAAAGGTGCCGTTGCACATGTTCAGCGATTTCGACTGCCGGCCGATCGCCGCGTCGTGAAAATCGATATGGAACTCGATCACGAAATCCTGCGACGGCAGCAGCGTCGCCCGGGCGCCGTCCTTTTCGACCGTGACCGGCTTGAGGATCTCGACCGCGACGACAGGCGCATCCAGACGCCGCAATCCCCGTTCCATGATGCCGCGCACGAAGGGCGCCGACGAGCCATCGAGGATCGGCACCTCGGGTCCGTCGATTTCGACCAGCGCGTTGTGAACGCCGCACCCGGCCAGCGCCGCCATGAGATGCTCGACCGTGGACACGGATACGCCCGCCTCGTTGATCAGCCGCGTGCAGAGCGGCGAGCGTTCGACGAAATCCCACTGCGCGGGGATCATCGCGTTGCCGATGCGGATATCGGTGCGGCGAAACCAGATCCCGTGACCGGCGGCGGCCGGACGCAGCACCAGCCTGGCAGGCGCGCCGCCATGCAGGCCGACACCTTCGAAGACAACCGGGGCTTTGAGCGTGTTCTGCACGGGGCAACCTCGCATGACGGGACCGGTCTGCTACCGGCTCGCCAACGAGGTAGTCGAGGTATCGCCCCCGCTCAACTCAATCTTTGCAACCAATTGAAACATCCCCGTAACAATCGGGCAAGACATCGCGCACAACCCCGTAACACACTGACCCAAAACAACAAACGGCCGCAGAATGCGGCCGTCTGGAACAGCAATTGTGACTGGCTCAGTTGGCCTGGCGGCGCAGGAAAGCCGGGATCTCGATACGGTCCTGATCCGCGTCGCCACGGACCTGATCGGGTGCCGTAGCGTCACCGCCGCGCATGGGCGGCTGTGCCCGTTCGGCCGGGGTATCGGCGGCGTGACCCGTCATCCGGTTGATCAGCGAATTGATCCCGAACCGCTGGCGATCCCCGTGCTGGGCCGCATCGACGGCATCGGCCTGACCCGCGCCGGCGGTGGCGGCCTGCTGCGGTTCATAGCCCGGCGGCACCTTGTTGACGGCCCGAAGCAGCCGCTCCCGAACGGCCGGGGAAACCCCCGAATGGCCGCCATCGGCGATGGCCGCCGGTTGCGGAACCGGTTCGGGGCGCGCCGTGCGCACCACATCGTCGCGGCCCGCGGTCATCGGATCGAACACGTCCGGGGCCGGGGCATCGGCCACCTTGTCGAACAGGCCCGGTTCGCTGGCGGCGGGCGCTGGGGTGGTCGCTGGGGCGGGCTCTGCCGCGACCTCGGCAACCGCTTCATGTGCGGCAGGAGCGACGGAAGCAGCATGGGCCGCGGGTTGCGCGGGGGCCGGGGCTGCGGCCGCCGGCTGCTGTTCCGGCTCCGATGCCGCGGTTTCGGTCGCCAGGGGTGCCCGGAGCGGGCGGCGCGGCACCGGGGTGTTCAGCAATTCCTCGCTGGCGTCGATGCCGGTGGCGACGAC
This is a stretch of genomic DNA from Pukyongiella litopenaei. It encodes these proteins:
- a CDS encoding chloride channel protein, encoding MADPLRTFFGNQMRQASEACGHGWRVLRHRGPGKVQFWFIALIIGIAAGFAALGFRVGIDWLESTLYGTPDTYRLHSHVENQPWFLILTLPILGGLAVGLILHRFTPDGRVRAVADVIEGAAMNNGRVETRAGLASALASLITLSSGGSSGREGPVVHLAGVVSTWVCRRINADGVTGRDLLGCAVAAAVSASFNAPIAGALFALEVVLRHFAVHAFAPIVIAAVAGTVITRMTFGSLPEFLLTSPGALQFYVELPAFLILGLICGVVAAILMRAIFLAEDVGNYVQDWIGLPGWLRPALAGALLGGLAIWYPHIIGVGYETTYLALAGQLLLGQAVLFAVFKTVAVAITFGGRMGGGVFSPSLMVGALTGLAFGWIATGLVPDMSGSQTLYAFAGMGAVAAAVLGAPISTTLIVFELTGDWQTGLAVMVAVSLSTALASRLVDRSFFLTQLERKGAHVAAGPQAYLLALFRASSVMRPLDDPRSPDPETCAAMIAAGTCVSSGATLEAALPMFEREDIAFLPVIREDTEGGPVWCGTLFHVDVLKAYNRALAETAAEEHS
- a CDS encoding outer membrane protein assembly factor BamD; this encodes MKGGIINRFGRIAAALLVASLPVFLAACSGKNANVTRELNLETFTPDQIYERGEYELARGKSDEAAYYFSEVERLYPYSDWAKQSLIMQAFAYHQATDYENSRAAAQRYIDFYPTDEDAAYAQYLLALSYYDQIDEVGRDQGLTFQALQALRTVIEVYPDSEYANSAILKFDLAYDHLAGKEMEIGRYYLRRGHFTAAINRFRVVVEDFQTTTHTAEALHRLVEAYMSLGLYDEAQTAGAILGYNYQSTDWYQDSYKLLTSRGLKLKARGNNWLSQIYRQSLKGEWL
- the recN gene encoding DNA repair protein RecN, giving the protein MLRRLEIRDMLLIDRLDLEFRPGLNVLTGETGAGKSILLDSLGFVLGWKGRADIVRRGAGRGEVVALFELAPDHPVRAILDEAGLPGGDELILRCVKPADGRRSSFVNDRRVSGDVLRALSETLVELHGQQDDRGLLNPRGHRALLDAFGGLDPARAQTRAAWTAQREAARAREAAQSRLDALRAEEEYLRHAVDELDRLDPQPGEDAGLDGRRRAMQAAERIRDDVARAAALLGGDGAEGAMSEAMRWLDGVTADADEALEAPLAALNRAMIELGEAQSGVDRALDAMRFDPGELETAEERLFAIRALARKHDVAPDELGGFADTLRDRLSALDAGVTGLADLAAAEDAAQAAYDAAAGSLSAARATAAGGLDTAVAAELAPLKLDRAQFSTLIAPAEPGPDGRDAVAFTVATNPGAPAGPLDRIASGGELSRFLLALKVCLAGQGGSVTMIFDEIDRGVGGATADAVGRRLAALAADGQVLVVTHSPQVAARAAHHWRVAKQVENGDTVSTVAALGDAGRVDEIARMLAGDSITDEARAAARALLEG
- a CDS encoding DUF427 domain-containing protein, translating into MAGNHIRIRRAPGKWVVRTGGAVLGESDAALELSEGDRPPVIYFPRGDIAMAFLDRSDTTTHCPQKGDAGFFTIVTRSGRIEDAAWSYDTPHEAVDRIAGHLAFRTGDAVTVERL
- the lpxC gene encoding UDP-3-O-acyl-N-acetylglucosamine deacetylase; this encodes MQNTLKAPVVFEGVGLHGGAPARLVLRPAAAGHGIWFRRTDIRIGNAMIPAQWDFVERSPLCTRLINEAGVSVSTVEHLMAALAGCGVHNALVEIDGPEVPILDGSSAPFVRGIMERGLRRLDAPVVAVEILKPVTVEKDGARATLLPSQDFVIEFHIDFHDAAIGRQSKSLNMCNGTFARELCDSRTFCRKADVDAMHDQGLALGGSLDNAVVVDGDDVLSPGGFRHADEAVRHKMLDALGDLAMAGGPILGRYVGERAGHSLTNTLLRALFDTPGAARLVVCDAATAARLPGAGLAWAEIPQVA